In the genome of Leptotrichia sp. HSP-536, the window TTTTTTTACCTAGCATTTCTGCATAAATTAAAGGATCTAATGGCATAAACGGTTCTCCAAAGCAAGTTGAGAATGTAGGCTGCGGTTCTGTAATTCCACGCTCAGTTCCAGCCAATTTAGATGTAAATCCTGTCACAAAGTGATAAATTGCCGCATCTTTAGAAAGTCTTGAAACAGGCGGTAAAACTCCGAAAGCATCTGCTGTAAGGAATATTACAACGCTTGGAATACCTCCAATTCCTGGAATCTGTGCATTTTTTATATGATTTATCGGATAACCTACTCTCGTATTTTCAGTCAAGCTCTTATCATAAAAGTCAAATTCACGATTTTTTGGATTCATTACAACATTTTCCACTAAGCTTCCAAATTTTATTGCATTATAAATATCCGGCTCATGTTCAGGATCAAGATTTATACACTTTGCATAACATCCTCCTTCGAAATTGAAAATGCTGTGGTCAGACCATCCATGTTCATCATCGCCTATTAATTTACGATTCGGATCTGTTGAAAGAGTAGTTTTTCCAGTTCCTGAAAGCCCAAAAAATACTGCAGTTTCACCAGTTTTATGATCCATATTGGCAGAACAGTGCATAGGAAGCACATCAATCTCGGGCATAACGAAATTCATTATTGAAAATACACTTTTTTTAATTTCTCCCGCATATTCAGTTCCGCAAATAATCCCAATTTTTGCCTCATAATCTATAATTATTGCAGCTGATGAATTTATTCCATCAATTCTGGCATTGCATTTGAAACCAGGAGCTGCAATTATTGTAAAATCAGCCTTTCCATAATCATTTAATTCTTCTTCCGTCGGACGTATTAATAATTGATGAATAAACAAATTTTGGCTAGCACGTTCATTTATTATTCTAAATTTTTTTCTGCAGGCTGGATCTGCTCCTGCCATACCGTCAAATACGAATATTTCCCTATTTTGCAAATATGCAATTAATTTATTGTAAATAGAATCAAATTTTTCCTTTTCAATTGGCTTATTTACATTCCCCCAGGCAATTTTATTGTGAATACCTGGAGTATCAACTATATATTTATCTTTAGGTGAACGCCCTGTATATTTTCCTGTTGTTACAACCAAAGCACCCGTACTCGATAATACCCCTTCTCCTTTCGTCAAGGCATATTCAATGAGTTGTGCCGGTGTCAAGTTTCGATAAATTTGTGCCACGTTTACTATCCCTAGTTTTTCAAGGGCTTTCGTCAATTTTTTCATAATACTTCCTCCGTATTTTAAAATTAAAAAGTTAAAATAATTTTGCTCAAACAACAAGTTTACTTATTATTCAAAACTTTGATATTTAACTTAGCTGCTAAATATAAGAAAAAATCCCCACTTTTATAGGGAAACGCAAACATTATCAATTTTTAAAACTTTAATTTTAAATATCACAATTTTGAATTTTAGGTTATGTTAAATCTAGGATATTTTTATTTTAAAATTAAATTTAAAAATGTTTTCTTTTCAAATTCTTGTTCTTTAAATTTGTACCAAAAAAGTACAATTTTATAGATAATATTTTTTAAAAATGTATTTTAAAAGCTTATTTAACTGAACTTTTTAAACACATAATTTACAATCATTACACTATACAATTGTTTTTT includes:
- the pckA gene encoding phosphoenolpyruvate carboxykinase (ATP); its protein translation is MKKLTKALEKLGIVNVAQIYRNLTPAQLIEYALTKGEGVLSSTGALVVTTGKYTGRSPKDKYIVDTPGIHNKIAWGNVNKPIEKEKFDSIYNKLIAYLQNREIFVFDGMAGADPACRKKFRIINERASQNLFIHQLLIRPTEEELNDYGKADFTIIAAPGFKCNARIDGINSSAAIIIDYEAKIGIICGTEYAGEIKKSVFSIMNFVMPEIDVLPMHCSANMDHKTGETAVFFGLSGTGKTTLSTDPNRKLIGDDEHGWSDHSIFNFEGGCYAKCINLDPEHEPDIYNAIKFGSLVENVVMNPKNREFDFYDKSLTENTRVGYPINHIKNAQIPGIGGIPSVVIFLTADAFGVLPPVSRLSKDAAIYHFVTGFTSKLAGTERGITEPQPTFSTCFGEPFMPLDPLIYAEMLGKKIELHNTKVFLINTGWSGGPYGVGNRMNLKYTRAMVTAALNGDLDEVEYKHDEIFNVEIPQYCPNVPSELLNPIDTWANKEAYSAAARKLAKMFRENFATKYPNMPEHIVNAGPMNFE